ATTAACTGAATATGGCATAGACAGCAATAAGCATTAAAGCCCACCCATCCAGTTGTACAAAGCATCAGGGCATATAGCTAAAGCCCATGCAACAAGCTGCTGACGCTTGGCAACATAGCGCACTTTTTCTTTATTTTTAATTGCATCAACAATATCACGTGCTGCTTGCTCTGCTGGGATTACCCAATAAGTTCCTGGCACTTCGCTGAATTTTTTTTGCTCAGTATCAACCCAACCGGGCAAGATATCGGTTACGTAAATTGGTAGATTATTTTGAATAAACTTGTTACGCATACTTTCTAGATAACACGAAACAAATGCTTTTGCGGCACAATAAACAGGGCAACGTGCATCGCCTCGTAAAGCAGCAATTGATGAAATACCAACTAAGTGCCCTGATTTTTGTTGCTCAAAAAAATCCAGCGCAACTGTTGCTGCTGTATAAAATCCTGCAGCTTCAACACTAATCGTTTTTAAGTCGGCCTCCCATGTTTGGGGTCGACCATCTTGCACAGAGTTTGAAACATCATTAAACGAGCTAACACTCACGACCATCAAATCAAGACCTCCCATCTGAGCTATTAATTGCTTAAGCTGATCAGCTGCAATTTCGTGATCTGCAACATCAATACTGGCTTGGTATGTTTTTGTTACAATTTCTTCTGAAAGCGACTTGAGCAGATGCTCCCGCCTGCCAACAAGACCAACCTGATACCCTTCAAGAGCAAGCTGTTTGGCTACTTGTCGGCCAATACCCGATGTTGCCCCAACAACAATTGCTCGTTTTAGAGCCTGTTGCGGTGAAGCTTGATCTGGATATACGCTAGACATAGAAGCTGCTAACAAATTTGAGACAAGAAAGAGTAATATTAAATTGATGAACAGAGGCTTCATACGAATCTCCTTCTTATTTTAATAACTACTGCTCAGTAAGCGCTTGAACTGGATTAAGCAATGATGCCCGGCGAGCAGGATAATACCCAAAAAATAAACCTATAAAAATAGTGATCAGAAAGCCAAGAATAATCGGCATTGTTTCAATAATCGCGGGCAATGAGGAAAAGTGTTCAAGCGCGTAAGCAACTCCTACCCCTGAGCCGACACCAAGAACTCCTCCAACCATACACAGCGCAACAGACTCAAGTAAAAATTGACGCAGAATTGTTTTGCTTGGAGCACCCAATGCCATTTTGATACCAATTTCTTTAGTTCGCTCTTGCACTGCAACAAGCATAATATTCATGACGCCAATGCCACCAACCAATAACGCAATTGATGCTGCAATCAGCGCAAACAATCCAATAATTTTTGATCCACCCTCTGCAGCATCAGCCATGCCTTGCGTATCCCACACCATAAAATCGTTAGGATCATTATCCTCAAGTCGATGCGAAGCACGTAAAATACGCGTTACTTGCCGCTTCACTATTTCATTATCCAACTCATGATAGGTAGAAAAAGAGATTCCATGCACCGTGGTGCTTGAATATGAAAAATACTTTTGCATGGTCAAAAAGGGCATAACTACTTTAAGCTTTCCAATGTCCCAACGACGAGGAACTTTTGGTGGCATTAAAACACCTATTACTTTGAATGGAATTTTACCAACGCGAATAATTTGGCCAATTGGATACTGCCATTTGAATAAAGCATCTGAAGCTTCTTTATTGATGACAATAACGTTTTCTTTAAAAAGATCATGCTCATGCGTAAAGAAAGAACCCATCTCTATTTTTTCATCATTAATGGCGAAGCCGCTCTCACGCACACCTGCAATATCTGCTTCAAATTTATTTCCTTGAAACTCAATAATATTATGTGAACGAAGTAATGGTGAGATATGCTCAATTTTTTTACACTGCAAAGCAATAATATCGGTATCTTGAATAGTCAACGGAACATCAGGCTTAATTTTATTATGCGCAGCCCAGTTGCCAGACCATACATCAATTGAGCGCTCGCCATAAGAAAGAATTTGGTCTCGCGCTTTTTTTTGAGCACCAGAACCGATAGCGGTAGTCGCAATAATCCCAGCAATACCTATCACGATACCAAGTACTGTTAACAGCGATCGACCTTTGTGATGGCCAATTGCACGCAGCGCCATACGAATAATCAGAGCAATATTCATAGCGTTCCTTACAAACCACCGCCTAAGAATTTTTTGTATAATGCCTTCATTTCATCGGTCTGCTCAATGTCATGAACAACTTCATCGTTTTCAGAAAGGCCAGAACAAATTTCAAAGTATGCTTGATCGTCAATACCAACACCGACTGCTTTTTCAATAAACGCTTTACCCTCAACCACCCACAATGTTTTTGTTGGGCATTGACCAGTTTGTTTGAGCAGTTCTTTTTTCTTAGCTGCATCAAGTGGTTTACAGGAAAACCCAAGTTGCCCTGCTACATGCGTAAGCATTGCAGTGTTTAGCTGAAAAACGTATCCCGGAACAGCAAGGACATTTTTAGATTTACCAGCTTTGATTTTTGCATGAGCAGACATTCCAGGACGAAGTAAACGCTCATCATCTTTAATAACAACAATTGTTTTATACGCAATAAATTGCTTTTGAGAACCTTGATCAACAATTGCTGGAAAATTTCCAACACGTTCAATTATACCCTTCCAAACCTTGTACGGGTAGGTATCGACAGAAATTTTTGCCTGTTGGCCAGCTTTTACATCGCCAACACGATTTTCATCAACAAGCAAAGTTACCCTCATTGTACGTAAGTCTTTTGCAATTTGACAGATAACAGATGGAGGTGAAACGACCGGCGAAACAGTTTCACCTTCGGTAATTGGAATATCAAGAACAATACCATCATGTGGCGCACGCACTTCGGTTTGCTTAAAAATAAAGAGCTCTTTATCATAGCTTGCTTGCAATCGCTTAACCTCTTCTTGAGCATCTTTGTATTGCTGTGTAATCCGATCAAATGAATCTTGTGCAAGCTGACCAGCTTTATGCAAAGACTCTTGTCGGTTAAAATTAAGTTTTAAATAATCGCGGAGAAGTATAGC
This sequence is a window from Candidatus Dependentiae bacterium. Protein-coding genes within it:
- a CDS encoding SDR family NAD(P)-dependent oxidoreductase, translated to MKPLFINLILLFLVSNLLAASMSSVYPDQASPQQALKRAIVVGATSGIGRQVAKQLALEGYQVGLVGRREHLLKSLSEEIVTKTYQASIDVADHEIAADQLKQLIAQMGGLDLMVVSVSSFNDVSNSVQDGRPQTWEADLKTISVEAAGFYTAATVALDFFEQQKSGHLVGISSIAALRGDARCPVYCAAKAFVSCYLESMRNKFIQNNLPIYVTDILPGWVDTEQKKFSEVPGTYWVIPAEQAARDIVDAIKNKEKVRYVAKRQQLVAWALAICPDALYNWMGGL
- a CDS encoding ABC transporter permease; its protein translation is MNIALIIRMALRAIGHHKGRSLLTVLGIVIGIAGIIATTAIGSGAQKKARDQILSYGERSIDVWSGNWAAHNKIKPDVPLTIQDTDIIALQCKKIEHISPLLRSHNIIEFQGNKFEADIAGVRESGFAINDEKIEMGSFFTHEHDLFKENVIVINKEASDALFKWQYPIGQIIRVGKIPFKVIGVLMPPKVPRRWDIGKLKVVMPFLTMQKYFSYSSTTVHGISFSTYHELDNEIVKRQVTRILRASHRLEDNDPNDFMVWDTQGMADAAEGGSKIIGLFALIAASIALLVGGIGVMNIMLVAVQERTKEIGIKMALGAPSKTILRQFLLESVALCMVGGVLGVGSGVGVAYALEHFSSLPAIIETMPIILGFLITIFIGLFFGYYPARRASLLNPVQALTEQ
- a CDS encoding efflux RND transporter periplasmic adaptor subunit; amino-acid sequence: MNVFKAFVLVIGAAALAGASWFGYKRFFNKPQAKLFRTQKPERRSVYRLVNAEGKLEALGTSKIGPLIQATVKKIFVKEDELIKENQLLAILENDKGGDTDVRQQKALLQKAILLRDYLKLNFNRQESLHKAGQLAQDSFDRITQQYKDAQEEVKRLQASYDKELFIFKQTEVRAPHDGIVLDIPITEGETVSPVVSPPSVICQIAKDLRTMRVTLLVDENRVGDVKAGQQAKISVDTYPYKVWKGIIERVGNFPAIVDQGSQKQFIAYKTIVVIKDDERLLRPGMSAHAKIKAGKSKNVLAVPGYVFQLNTAMLTHVAGQLGFSCKPLDAAKKKELLKQTGQCPTKTLWVVEGKAFIEKAVGVGIDDQAYFEICSGLSENDEVVHDIEQTDEMKALYKKFLGGGL